CAGAGAGCCTGGAAGAGGTGGTCAGTGTTCTTCATGTCTTTAGTTATAATGACGGGTATGGTGAAAAGCAAACACTTGTCGTGGATGTTGTAGCCAATGGTGGCCACACCTGGGTGAAAGCCATTGGACGGAAGGCCGAAGCTCTGCACAACATATGGCTAGGGCGTGGGCAATATGGAGACAAAAGTATTATTAAGCAAGCTGAGGATTATTTACAAGCAAGCCGTCAGCAGCCAGTGCAGTACAGCAGTCCTCATATTATATTTGCCTTTTACAATAGCGTTTCCAGTCCAATGGCTGAAAAGCTGAAAGAAATGGGCATCTCTGTACGAGGAGATATTGTTGCTGTCAACTCTTTAGAAGAGGATCCATTAGCAGACAACTTTTCAAGCGGCAGTGAATCTGATGATGAGAGCTCTGAGTTTCTTCATGTTGGAAAGGTAGATAGGGAAAATGTAGTAGCCAGTGTTGCTTTCCCAACAGAGTTCAAGGTTGAAGTCTGCAACCGGGTCAACTTGGACATCACCACACTAATAACCTATGTGTCTGCTCTCAGTCATGGAGGTTGCCACCTAGTCTTTAAGCAGCAGGTGTTAACAGAGCAGGCAGCACAGGAACGGCAAGAGAAAGTTCTGCCTTTGTTGGATTCATTCATGAAGGGAAAGGAGCTGTTTGCCTGTGAATGTGCTGTGAAGGACTTTCAGTCCATTTTGAAAACCTTGGGTGGACAAGGAGAAAAGGAGAGAGCAGCAGCTCTTCTGGAGAGAGTTACCGTTGTGCCAGATCAGCCATCAGAACGTGCCTTAAAACTTGCCATCAGCTCTAAAATCAATAGTCGGTCAATCACAATCTTTGGGACTGGTGACACTTTGAAAGCCATCACAATGACTGCTAACAGTGGTTTTGTAAGAGCAGCGGGTAATCAGGGTGTTAAGTTTAGTGTTTTCATTCATCAACCACGGGCACTAACTGAGAGTAAAGAGCCAACTGCTACTGTTTTACCAATGAAATATGCATCTTCTGATCTACTTTAACTTtactttatattaatttatagACCGGGTTATTCACCAAtgtgaaaattctaagtgaatttcaaacttgagGCTAAATCCGTTTCCAGGTCGATTTTGAccataaatgtaaaattcactttgaattctcacttcagtgaataaccatgtaGATGCTGCTGGGCCATGTGCCTTTGCGTTTATTTTGCTGATATATAATGGTAAAAAATGTATCAAAGTTATTAAACTGTAACTATTACGTTACTTATTTTTCCTTGGTTAAAAATTGTGCAGCAGCAAATTGTCATGATAAATTGCCGAAGGGATGCAACTTAAAACATTAACTGTACTCTGCACTTTTCTCCAGCACTAAATATAAAGCCATTGTCATTTGTTCTCTACGCTTTTTCTCCAGAATTAAATATAAAGCAATTGTTAATCACTTGAACTGTGATaactttaaaatgtttaaagtGGTACTGGTACTTTCCAAGAAGTGATTGTTTGTCGACCCCAGTTAACACTATCACAGTGTTTACTTTGGGCTGATAATGCAGTAGAGGTAAGTAagaacaatattataaaggggtaaatttaacaataaatgagacatttacaaaatgttacaggtacAATAGATTTATGAGGACTATGCTCAATCGAGTTGACAATCTTTAAATTTTACTAAtctgtttgcattttttcttttatcatgCATTTAAATGCCATGATGGGCATGTTATCAAAATTGtatgaaaggaacactaaagctataggaatgcaggtttgtattttgtaaattttacTGTCCCCATTTCTATTTAGAGGCCCCCACcccttttcaaatatatatataatttttttttaatactttattagcgttacttttttctttcttttttttttttaacagcatgTAGTACAtacaatagaaaataataatattaataataaccacaaaatatttaaccaggaaaggtacattcagattactctggttttcaagtacgtcctggggatgttaccttagcccaacatccaggggttttACTGTTACCCAATTTTATGGTAAAACAAGATAAaaggagtaccattaaattgggtaatagttacAATAATagtgtaacaaaaataaaaagaagaaaaaaaatcaaatcacatGAAATAC
The nucleotide sequence above comes from Pelobates fuscus isolate aPelFus1 chromosome 4, aPelFus1.pri, whole genome shotgun sequence. Encoded proteins:
- the C4H7orf25 gene encoding UPF0415 protein C7orf25 homolog, encoding MSIQSMLCDRIAIAKELIKRAEDLSRSRAGGVEGGAKLCSKLNAELKFLQKVEAGKVIIKESHLRSTNLTHLQAIIESAESLEEVVSVLHVFSYNDGYGEKQTLVVDVVANGGHTWVKAIGRKAEALHNIWLGRGQYGDKSIIKQAEDYLQASRQQPVQYSSPHIIFAFYNSVSSPMAEKLKEMGISVRGDIVAVNSLEEDPLADNFSSGSESDDESSEFLHVGKVDRENVVASVAFPTEFKVEVCNRVNLDITTLITYVSALSHGGCHLVFKQQVLTEQAAQERQEKVLPLLDSFMKGKELFACECAVKDFQSILKTLGGQGEKERAAALLERVTVVPDQPSERALKLAISSKINSRSITIFGTGDTLKAITMTANSGFVRAAGNQGVKFSVFIHQPRALTESKEPTATVLPMKYASSDLL